A genomic stretch from Sphingobacterium sp. ML3W includes:
- a CDS encoding 2-hydroxyacid dehydrogenase, which translates to MKIAFFSTKPYDKIFFERENETYGFQFNFYETHLGPHIVNAIDNEEVVCVFVNDKLDRKVIEILAQKGVKLIALRCAGFNNVDLDAAKEFGIQVCRVPAYSPEAVAEHTMAMLLTLNRKTHKAYNRVREQNFALNGLLGFNIHQKKIGVIGTGKIGKAFIRIALGFGAEVIAYDLYPDQDLIAAGVQYTTLDQLFRDSDIISLHCPLTPDNHYLINKESLAKMKDGVTIINTSRGNLIHTNDAISALKERKIGLLGIDVYEQEEKLFFKDLSTVIIEDDTIQLLMSFPNVLVTAHQAFFTTEALTQISQRTLKSIAEILTTGTTDNEVIL; encoded by the coding sequence ATGAAAATAGCTTTCTTTTCAACCAAACCATACGATAAAATATTTTTTGAACGGGAAAACGAAACCTACGGTTTTCAATTCAATTTTTATGAAACCCATCTCGGACCTCATATTGTCAATGCAATTGACAATGAAGAGGTTGTTTGTGTTTTTGTCAATGACAAGTTGGACCGCAAGGTGATAGAAATCCTTGCTCAAAAAGGCGTAAAATTAATCGCCTTGCGATGTGCAGGTTTCAATAATGTAGATTTGGATGCGGCGAAAGAATTTGGTATCCAAGTCTGTCGTGTACCCGCATATTCTCCTGAAGCTGTTGCTGAACACACGATGGCTATGCTACTGACACTCAACCGAAAAACACATAAAGCCTATAATCGCGTCCGTGAGCAAAACTTTGCCTTAAACGGCTTATTGGGCTTCAATATCCATCAAAAGAAGATTGGTGTTATCGGAACAGGGAAAATCGGTAAAGCGTTTATCCGAATTGCCCTCGGATTTGGAGCGGAGGTCATCGCGTATGATCTGTATCCTGATCAGGATCTGATCGCAGCCGGTGTTCAGTATACAACTCTTGATCAATTATTTAGGGACTCCGATATCATCTCCTTGCATTGCCCCCTTACACCAGACAACCATTACCTCATCAATAAAGAATCGCTAGCAAAAATGAAGGATGGGGTTACCATTATCAATACGAGTCGCGGTAATCTTATTCATACCAATGATGCCATTAGCGCATTGAAAGAGCGAAAAATAGGATTGTTAGGAATTGATGTTTATGAACAGGAAGAGAAACTATTTTTTAAAGATCTCTCCACCGTTATTATAGAAGATGACACCATTCAGTTGTTGATGAGTTTTCCAAATGTCTTAGTTACAGCACATCAGGCCTTTTTCACAACGGAAGCACTAACCCAAATTTCTCAACGCACATTAAAAAGTATTGCTGAAATATTGACCACGGGCACGACCGACAATGAGGTGATCTTATAG
- a CDS encoding DMT family transporter — MNNTENNKVLKGFLLAVSAAILWGVSGTFGQFLFQQRGVNVEWLITIRMLVTGAVLLILAGANNRRDLWSIWSNRKDAIDLLLFSIVGVLAVQYSYFAAINYSNAATATVMQYTGPVMIAIYIALKERKFPNGKTCLAILLAVLGTFLLVTHGKIGTLSISGIALFFGLVSAVTLAFYTLQPVHLLNKYKSTVVIGWGMLIGGIAFCFVRAPWDVAGVWDMQTYTYTSFIVIFGTLIPFYAYLTAVKLIGGQKTSLLASAEPLSAALLAVLWLNTPFAYTDWMGTACIILTIVLLGTSKKEEMHTV, encoded by the coding sequence ATGAATAATACAGAGAACAATAAAGTTTTGAAAGGCTTTTTATTGGCTGTTAGCGCAGCCATACTTTGGGGCGTTTCCGGAACTTTTGGTCAATTTCTTTTTCAACAACGAGGCGTAAATGTCGAATGGCTGATTACCATTAGAATGTTGGTAACAGGTGCTGTCCTCCTAATTTTAGCAGGAGCAAATAACCGCCGGGACTTATGGTCTATCTGGAGCAACCGCAAAGATGCCATTGACCTGCTCTTATTTAGTATTGTCGGTGTACTTGCTGTTCAATATTCCTATTTTGCTGCGATTAACTATTCCAATGCTGCTACAGCAACGGTGATGCAATACACTGGTCCGGTTATGATCGCGATCTATATTGCGTTAAAAGAGCGGAAATTTCCCAATGGCAAAACATGCCTGGCAATTTTACTGGCCGTATTAGGTACGTTTTTGCTGGTCACCCATGGTAAAATAGGAACATTGTCGATCTCTGGAATTGCACTGTTCTTTGGATTAGTTTCAGCAGTAACACTGGCCTTTTATACCTTACAACCTGTTCATCTCCTCAATAAGTATAAATCAACAGTTGTCATTGGCTGGGGTATGCTCATCGGTGGAATTGCATTTTGTTTTGTCAGAGCTCCCTGGGATGTTGCAGGTGTTTGGGATATGCAGACCTATACCTATACTTCGTTTATCGTTATTTTTGGAACCCTCATCCCTTTTTACGCCTACCTCACAGCAGTGAAATTAATTGGCGGTCAAAAAACCAGCCTTCTCGCTTCCGCAGAACCTTTATCAGCGGCATTACTGGCGGTATTATGGCTTAACACACCTTTTGCCTATACCGACTGGATGGGTACTGCATGTATTATCCTGACTATTGTTTTATTGGGAACATCGAAAAAAGAAGAAATGCATACTGTGTAG
- a CDS encoding helix-turn-helix domain-containing protein, with translation MNEKKSEFFGSCCDVNGIFKIIGGKWKVLLIKAIARECPKRFGELRREMDDMAQTTLTVQLRELERDGILCRQIYAESPPRVEYKLSDLGKTLLPIIEQLDEWWLSYKSERV, from the coding sequence ATGAACGAAAAAAAAAGTGAGTTTTTTGGAAGTTGTTGCGATGTCAATGGTATTTTCAAGATTATAGGCGGAAAATGGAAGGTTTTACTGATCAAAGCCATCGCAAGAGAATGTCCTAAGCGGTTTGGTGAGCTGCGTAGGGAAATGGATGATATGGCACAGACAACATTGACGGTACAATTACGTGAACTGGAGCGCGATGGTATCCTGTGCCGACAGATTTATGCGGAATCACCACCACGGGTAGAATATAAACTCAGCGATTTAGGAAAAACATTATTACCGATTATTGAGCAGCTCGATGAATGGTGGTTAAGCTATAAAAGTGAGCGTGTATAG
- a CDS encoding MFS transporter, whose amino-acid sequence MHFQIKDLLHISILSIGIFLFVIDLFIINVSLPTIQHALNLSNSATQWIIILYIIGYASLLINTGNAGDYFGKKKLYLLGMAGFTFASILCGLSTNIYFLLLGRLLQGISSGMMVPQGIALITLLFEDATKRSMALGIYGSIAGIASVIGQLLGGLLPDQSWIPESWRLIFLINIPIGILACIAAYRYVPSDQANPKSTISFIPMLTLFILMIGMIYPLIMGPELHWPIWCILLLGTALILTLLFLKKQRRLYQTGQQALFNFSLFHSKVFNLGLVAALAYYMVQDAYFIINSNYLQNHKSYTATMTGVAFVYQGIGYVVASLMVNKLIQRYGKAVILAGLGTMVIGLFFHLLVLNKETIATDQLHLLFFIYGLGCGSVLPSLMTLALKDVNKEFIGVGSAIYLTIQQLSICLGIAFVVGLFLHEKGNTFFLLNNITAAYGYATTVSMLLLILVACCISYLPTIGKKKGNGITAQQNHDCEVLN is encoded by the coding sequence ATGCACTTCCAAATTAAAGATTTGCTTCATATTTCTATCCTATCCATTGGCATCTTTTTGTTTGTCATAGATCTATTCATTATCAATGTTTCTTTACCGACCATACAGCATGCCTTGAATCTGAGTAATAGTGCGACACAATGGATCATTATCCTATATATCATTGGGTATGCTAGCCTGCTGATCAATACAGGCAATGCCGGAGATTATTTTGGCAAAAAGAAATTATACCTACTGGGTATGGCCGGTTTTACTTTTGCATCGATCTTATGTGGACTGTCAACCAATATCTATTTCTTATTACTCGGCAGGCTGCTCCAGGGAATTAGTTCAGGTATGATGGTGCCACAGGGCATCGCATTAATTACCTTACTTTTTGAAGATGCGACAAAACGATCAATGGCATTGGGAATATATGGCAGTATTGCAGGTATTGCCTCTGTCATTGGTCAGCTGCTCGGTGGCCTACTTCCGGATCAATCCTGGATACCGGAAAGCTGGCGTCTTATTTTCTTAATTAATATTCCCATTGGTATCCTTGCCTGCATTGCCGCCTATCGTTATGTCCCCAGTGATCAGGCAAACCCCAAATCCACAATCTCATTTATACCGATGCTGACTTTATTTATACTCATGATAGGCATGATATACCCCTTGATCATGGGACCTGAACTGCATTGGCCGATCTGGTGTATCCTACTGTTGGGGACCGCGCTTATCTTAACATTGCTGTTCCTGAAAAAGCAGAGGAGGCTATACCAAACCGGACAACAGGCGCTTTTTAACTTCTCACTCTTCCACAGCAAGGTCTTCAACCTTGGGTTGGTAGCTGCACTAGCCTATTACATGGTTCAGGATGCCTATTTTATTATTAATTCCAATTATCTACAGAATCACAAGAGCTACACAGCTACCATGACTGGTGTCGCTTTCGTTTACCAGGGTATTGGGTATGTCGTTGCAAGCCTTATGGTCAACAAGTTGATTCAACGTTATGGGAAAGCAGTGATACTGGCCGGATTGGGCACAATGGTTATAGGTCTGTTCTTTCATCTGCTCGTTCTCAACAAAGAGACTATCGCGACTGATCAGCTTCATCTGCTCTTTTTCATTTATGGGCTTGGATGTGGTAGTGTACTCCCCTCCTTGATGACACTCGCATTAAAAGATGTCAACAAGGAATTCATTGGTGTAGGATCCGCCATCTACCTCACGATACAACAGCTGTCTATCTGCCTCGGTATTGCTTTTGTTGTCGGACTTTTCCTACATGAAAAGGGAAACACCTTCTTCCTTCTGAATAATATTACTGCTGCTTATGGTTATGCGACTACAGTATCAATGCTATTACTCATCTTGGTTGCCTGTTGTATTTCCTACCTCCCAACAATTGGGAAAAAGAAAGGCAATGGTATCACCGCCCAGCAGAATCATGATTGTGAGGTATTAAATTAA